A stretch of the Alnus glutinosa chromosome 6, dhAlnGlut1.1, whole genome shotgun sequence genome encodes the following:
- the LOC133870078 gene encoding putative pentatricopeptide repeat-containing protein At1g12700, mitochondrial, which translates to MGTTAKSRNSLTFLFNHLVIDSHYYPVRVLLHAKKLYYYRSFSATSANTTNSGRDIVESPNQFLKSVRDRCRSGSFRNLDDALGLFDRMLHMHHLPSVVDFNQLLSAIARLKHHSTVITLSKEMELLGIAPDVYTLGILINCFCLLNRVDVSFSVLARILKLGFQPNYTILNTLVKGLCLKGKIVGASRFVNEMEKKGYKPDSVTYGTLMNCLCKIGMTSEAIGLLRKMEEGNLKLDVVKYSIIIDSLCKDKLVTEALKLFSEMTNKGIQPDRITYNSLIHGLCNFSLWKEATKLLNEMVQRKIMPNVRTFTILVDTLIKKGRFTEAEEVFDVMIQRNIEPNTFTYNSLIDGYCMQNNIDNAIKAFNTMVGKGCSPCVTSYNMLINGYCKNRRIDEAMNLFSEMSTKGIFPNVVTYNTLIGGFCQVGRLKTALELLREMQRCGQRPDLRTCAIFLDGLCKNLQFSEAMALFQEMEDKKLDLDIVIYNILIDGMCNDGKLITARELFNSLPTKGLQPDVRTYNIMIKGLCKEGLLNKAGELLEKIDENGCSPNDVTYNTLIQGLLLHNETSSAMKYLQMMVDKGFSANATTAAILIDLLSTNQVDKTLQDFFFSEVCVKAS; encoded by the coding sequence ATGGGTACGACTGCTAAATCTAGAAACTCTCTTACTTTCTTGTTCAATCATTTGGTTATCGATTCTCATTATTATCCTGTAAGGGTTTTGCTCCAtgctaaaaaattatattactaTCGAAGTTTTAGTGCTACTTCTGCAAACACTACCAATAGTGGTAGAGATATTGTGGAAAGCCCCAACCAGTTTTTGAAATCTGTGAGAGATAGGTGCAGATCTGGAAGCTTTAGGAATCTTGATGATGCCTTAGGCCTGTTTGATAGAATGCTTCACATGCACCATTTGCCTTCCGTCGTGGACTTTAATCAACTGCTGAGTGCAATTGCAAGATTGAAGCATCACTCGACTGTGATTACTCTGAGTAAAGAAATGGAATTGTTAGGAATTGCTCCTGATGTTTATACTCTGGGCATTTTGATTAATTGTTTCTGCCTTTTGAACCGGGTGGATGTCAGCTTCTCTGTTTTAGCAAGAATTTTGAAACTTGGTTTTCAACCGAACTATACAATTCTTAATACTCTTGTCAAGGGGCTTTGTCTTAAGGGTAAAATTGTTGGAGCTTCAAGGTTCGTTAACGAAATGGAGAAAAAAGGATACAAGCCTGATTCAGTTACCTATGGAACGTTAATGAATTGTTTGTGTAAAATAGGTATGACCAGTGAGGCTATTGGGTTGCttcggaagatggaagaaggAAATCTAAAACTTGATGTAGTAAAGTATAGCATAATTATTGATAGTTTATGTAAGGACAAATTGGTAACTGAGGCTTTGAAATTATTTTCTGAAATGACAAATAAAGGAATTCAACCGGATCGTATCACTTACAATTCTTTAATTCATGGCCTATGCAATTTCAGCCTATGGAAGGAAGCAACTAAACTATTGAATGAGATGGTGCAAAGGAAAATCATGCCCAATGTGCGTACATTCACCATATTGGTGGAcacacttatcaaaaaagggAGGTTTACAGAGgcagaagaagtttttgatgtGATGATTCAGAGAAACATAGAGCCTAATACATTTACTTACAATTCTTTGATTGATGGTTACTGTATGCAGAATAATATAGATAATGCTATCAAAGCATTTAATACGATGGTTGGGAAGGGTTGTTCACCTTGTGTTACTAGCTATAACATGTTGATCAATGGTTATtgtaaaaatagaagaattgATGAGGCAATGAATCTTTTTAGTGAAATGTCCACGAAGGGAATTTTTCCCAATGTTGTTACTTATAACACTCTTATAGGTGGGTTTTGTCAAGTTGGGAGACTTAAGACTGCATTAGAGTTACTCCGTGAGATGCAACGTTGTGGCCAACGTCCTGATCTCCGAACTTGTGCAATTTTCTTAGATGGCCTGTGTAAGAACCTACAATTTTCTGAGGCAATGGCATTATTTCAAGAGATGGAAGACAAAAAGTTAGACCTTGATATTGTGATTTACAACATCTTGATTGATGGTATGTGTAATGATGGGAAACTTATAACTGCAAGAGAACTCTTTAATAGCCTTCCTACCAAAGGTTTGCAACCTGATGTTCGAACTTACAATATAATGATTAAAGGGCTTTGCAAAGAAGGACTACTAAATAAAGCGGGGGAGTTGCTTGAGAAAATTGACGAGAACGGTTGCTCGCCTAATGATGTTACATATAATACACTCATCCAAGGGTTACTGCTACATAATGAGACATCATCGGCAATGAAATATCTCCAGATGATGGTTGACAAGGGTTTCTCGGCAAATGCAACCACTGCTGCCATTTTGATTGACTTGTTGTCTACTAATCAAGTAGATAAAACATTAcaagatttctttttttcagaaGTTTGTGTGAAGGCTTCCTAG
- the LOC133870504 gene encoding stromal 70 kDa heat shock-related protein, chloroplastic-like — MATSVAQLHFLGNSANYPSLSQKPNRNKLFFGQLVKTQCARALRKVNPRAGAGGLAVVCEKVVGIDLGTTNSAVAAMEGGQPTIVTNAEGQRTTPSVVAYTKNGDRRVGQIAKRQAVVNPENTFFSVKRFIGRKMLEVDEEAKQVSYKVVSDENGNVKLVCPALGKPFAPEEISAQVLRKLVDDASKFLNDQVSKAVITVPAYFNDSQRTATKDAGRIAGLEVLRIINEPTAASLAYGFDKKNNETILVFDLGGGTFDVSILEVGDGVFEVLSTSGDTHLGGDDFDKRIVDWLAEKFKRDEGIDLRKDKQALQRLTETAEKAKMELSSLTQTNISVPFVTATADGPKHIDTTLTRAKFEELCSDLLDRLRAPVENALRDAKLSFKDIDEVILVGGSTRIPAVQELVRKMTGKEPNMTVNPDEVVALGAAVQAGVLAGEVSDIVLLDVTPLSLGLETLGGVMTKIIPKNTTLPTSKSEVFSTAADGQTSVEIIVCQGEREFVRDNKSLGSFRLDGIIPAPRGVPQIEVKFDIDADGILSVTAIDKGTGKKQDITITGASTLPSDEVDRMVKEAEKFEKEDKEKRDAIDTKNQADSVVYQTEKQLKEMGDKAPTPVKQKVEAKLKELKDAISGGLTKAIKDAMAALNQEVLQLGQSLYNQPGQPGAGPASGTKPGSSGSTAGGDVIDADFTDSK; from the exons ATGGCAACTTCGGTAGCCCAGCTTCATTTTCTCGGGAACTCCGCTAACTATCCTTCACTTTCCCAGAAACCAAACAGAAATAAATTGTTCTTCGGGCAGCTAGTGAAAACGCAATGTGCAAGAGCCCTTCGGAAAGTGAACCCCCGAGCTGGTGCCGGTGGCTTAGCGGTGGTGTGCGAGAAGGTGGTGGGGATAGACCTTGGAACGACGAACTCGGCGGTGGCGGCGATGGAGGGTGGGCAGCCGACTATCGTGACGAACGCGGAGGGGCAGCGGACGACGCCGTCTGTGGTGGCCTACACGAAGAACGGAGACAGGCGGGTGGGGCAGATCGCCAAGAGGCAGGCGGTGGTGAACCCCGAGAACACTTTCTTCTCCGTGAAGCGGTTCATCGGGAGGAAGATGTTGGAGGTGGACGAGGAGGCCAAGCAGGTCTCCTACAAGGTCGTCAGCGACGAAAATGGGAACGTCAAGCTCGTCTGCCCCGCCCTCGGCAAGCCTTTCGCCCCCGAGGAAATCTCTGCCCAG GTATTGAGGAAGCTGGTGGATGATGCATCCAAGTTTTTGAATGATCAGGTAAGCAAAGCGGTGATTACGGTGCCGGCGTACTTCAATGATTCTCAGAGGACAGCAACGAAAGATGCGGGCCGCATTGCTGGGTTGGAGGTTCTACGAATTATTAATGAACCAACTGCTGCATCACTTGCGTATGGGTTTgacaagaaaaataatgagaCCATTCTCGTTTTTGACCTTGGAGGTGGCACCTTTGATGTTTCAA TACTTGAGGTTGGAGATGGAGTGTTTGAGGTACTTTCTACCTCAGGCGACACGCATCTTGGAGGTGATGACTTTGACAAG AGAATAGTTGATTGGCTTGCTGAAAAGTTTAAGAGAGATGAAGGTATAGATCTTCGGAAGGACAAGCAAGCTCTACAACGACTCACAGAGACTGCTGAGAAAGCGAAGATGGAGCTGTCATCTTTGACTCAGACCAATATTAG TGTACCTTTCGTCACTGCCACTGCAGATGGCCCTAAACACATTGACACCACCTTGACAAGGGCTAAATTTGAAGAATTGTGTTCGGATTTGCTAGACAG GCTTCGAGCACCAGTCGAAAATGCCTTGAGAGATGCGAAGCTTTCCTTCAAAGACATAGACGAAGTAATCCTTGTTGGTGGTTCGACTCGTATCCCAGCTGTTCAGGAGCTTGTTAGAAAGATGACTGGAAAAGAACCCAATATGACTGTAAATCCTGATGAAGTTGTTGCCCTTGGGGCTGCAGTTCAG GCTGGTGTTTTAGCAGGAGAAGTTAGTGACATTGTGCTCTTGGATGTCACGCCATTGTCTCTAGGACTTGAAACTTTGGGTGGTGTAATGACAAAGATTATCCCAAAGAACACTACTTTACCCACTTCCAAATCAGAGGTGTTCTCCACAGCAGCAGATGGACAGACCAGTGTTGAGATTATTGTCTGTCAGggtgagagagagtttgtaAGAGACAACAAATCCCTTGGAAGTTTTCGCTTAGATGGCATCATACCTGCCCCGCGCGGAGTTCCTCAAATTGAGGTGAAATTTGACATTGATGCGGATGGTATCCTTTCTGTCACTGCTATTGACAAGGGAACTGGAAAGAAGCAAGATATCACCATAACTGGTGCCAGCACCTTGCCTAGTGATGAG GTGGATAGGATGGTTAAAGAAGCCGAGAAGTTCGAGAAGGAAGATAAGGAAAAGAGGGATGCCATAGACACAAAGAACCAAGCTGACTCTGTTGTGTACCAAACTGAGAAGCAGCTTAAAGAGATGGGAGACAAAGCCCCTACCCCAGTCAAACAGAAGGTGGAGGCTAAACTGAAAGAGCTCAAGGATGCAATCTCTGGTGGATTAACCAAAGCCATTAAAGATGCAATGGCTGCACTGAATCAAGAAGTTTTGCAGCTGGGGCAGTCCCTGTATAATCAGCCCGGCCAACCAGGCGCTGGACCTGCATCTGGCACTAAACCCGGATCATCTGGATCAACGGCCGGTGGGGATGTGATCGATGCAGATTTCACTGATAGCAAATAA